DNA sequence from the Alphaproteobacteria bacterium genome:
TTCGTGCGGTATTCCGGCGTATTCGCCCTGTGTTTTCGGAGGAATCACTCGCTTTTGAAAATGTGGTGATGGATTTGAATACCCACCGCGTAACTCGGGATGCAGAAGAAATTCATCTTGGCCCTACAGAGTTCCGTTTATTGCGCTATTTTATGGAACATCCAGGGCGGGTATTTTCGCGTGAGCAATTACTCGATGCCGTATGGGGGCAAGACATATTTGTTGAACTGCGCACGGTAGATGTGCATATTCGGCGTTTACGTAAGGCGCTGAATTACGATGATAAACAATCTGACCTTGTGCGCACCATCCGCGCTGCTGGCTATGCGCTGGAAGTGGTTCCGGCCAATGTGGAAGAAGAAAATTAATACCCAACGTATTTTATAACGGCACCAACTGGCATCACAGGATTTCTTGACGAAACCCGCGTTTTTGCTAAGCTGAGGCCGTTATTTTATATAGTGGAGATTTTCGCATGTCTGAAGACCCTATACGCAATCCCCTGCGCGAACGTCCGTTCAGCGAAATTCTCGATGCACGATACAGCCGCCGCGCCTTGCTGGGTGGCATGGGCAAGCTGGGCATATTGGCTGCTGCTGCCAGCATTGCCAAACCGACCAGCGTCTTTGCGCAAGAGTCTCTCAGCAGCGCCTCCAGCCTGACGTTCCAGGAAATTGCAAAAAACACCAGTGCTACGCACAGCATTGCCTCCGGATACACAGCAGATTTGCTTATCCGTTGGGGAGATCGCCTTACGGCAGATGCCCCCGAGTTCAATCCACTCACCCAAAGTGGCGCAGCACAGCAACAGCAATTTGGCTACAATAACGACTTTCTTGCTTATCATGCATTTCCTCTGGGCTCACAAAGCTCAACCCGTGGCATTTTATGTGCAAACAACGAATATACTTCCAGCTACCTGATGTTTCCAGACCTGCCCTATGATGATACCATTGCCATGCGCACCACCAAAGAACAGGTTGATGTGGAAATGGCCGCACAGGGGCATAGTATTTTCGAAGTACAAAAAACAGGCAATAAATGGAAACCTGTGATAGGAAGCCCCTATAATCGCCGCCTCACGCCTTTTGCTACAGACTTTGCCGTGAGCGGCCCTGCCGCTGGCCATGTGCGTATGCGCACAACAGAAGACCCCGATGGCATAAATATTCGCGGCACTTTTGGCAATTGTGCCGGCGGCGTTACCCCATGGCATACCACATTAATATGCGAAGAAAACTTTGACGGATATTTCATGGGTGAAGCTACCGATGAAGCAGAAACCGAGAATTACAAGCGCTATGGCATTAACGACCGCCATTGGTATGGCTGGGGTAGATTCTATGATCGTTACGACGTCGCAAAAGAACCTCATGAACCGAATCGTTTTGGCTGGGTGGTAGAATATGATCCCTTCGATCCCAAGCGCAAGCCAGTCAAGCGTACGGCACTGGGACGCTGTAAGCATGAAACCGCCACCACTACCCTTGCTCCCGATGGTCGCGTGGTCGTATATACCGGCGATGATGAACGATTTGAATATATCTATCGTTTTGTAAGCACCCATGCTTACGATGCAAACAACCGCGAGGCCAATTTTACATTGCTGGATGATGGCGTGCTTTCTGTAGCAAAATTCTATGAAGATGGCAGCATGGAATGGCTACCGCTGGTACTTGGGCAAAACGGCCTCACTGCTGAGAACGGCTTTCATAGTCAGGGCGATGTGTTAATAGAAACCCGCCGCGCAGGAGATATAGTAGGCGCTACGCCTATGGATCGTCCCGAGGGTATCGCCGTGCATCCCTCACGCGGAGAAGTATATGTTTCGCTCACCAATAACAGCCGCCGCACCAGCGCCAATGCTGCCAATGGCCGCGTTAACAATATCCATGGCCATATTATAACCCTGTCACCGCCTAATGCCGACCATGCTGCGGTAAAATTTAGCTGGCAGACATTTTTGCAGGCAGGAAACCCCGCAGATAGCAGCGACAACGCCCTTTATCCCGGTGAAGTTTCAAGCCATGGCTGGCTTTCCTGCCCGGATAATCTGACAATGGCGCCCAATGGCAATTTATGGATCTGCACCGATGGCCAACCCAAAACCCTGCAGTTAAATGATGGCTTATATGCCAGCGATGTGAGTGGTCGCGGCAACAGCGCACCTAAATTATTTCTTACAGGCCCATTAGGCTGTGAAATAACCGGCCCTGCCTTTACCCCTGACGGGCAAACACTATTTTTAGCAGTGCAGCATCCGGGAGATGGCGATGGTGCCAGCTTTGATGAGCCTACAAGCCGCTGGCCAGATTTTAATCCTGCCTTGCCGCCACGGCCTTCAATACTGACAATTTCTAAAAAAGACGGCGGAATAATCGGCAGCTAGAGCCATTGCCTGGCGATGTCTAAGAGCGCTGCGCGGTCTGGTTGATAATGCTCTGATTCCCATATAGCCTCTACTTGTGCAGCCACTGCCCCAATTGTTTGCTTTGCTCTAGCCCCAAAGCCAGCAAATCCCGCCCCGTTACCGGAAATTCAGGAATATGCCAGCTATCCGCTAAGTTAAGCATGTGTTTATAATGGGTCACATGTTCAGGGCGCAGGGCCATTGCAATCTGCACTTGCGCCACAAATTGTTCAGGGGATTGTTGTCGCAATATTTTCTTTTGCATCCATTCGTCCCATTGCGCCATAGCATCTGCATTCACTGGCAATACGCCGCGCAAGAACGCTTTATCTTTATTAGATAATTTCCAGCGTAGCATGACCGCCTCGGCGCTATCTCCATTATGCAACAATGCCGCCAATCGTACTAAAGGTTGCGTTGCTTCGACAGGCAGTGTTGCCAGCGTTTGAATATCCACCACATCACAAGCAATATGTGCCAGAAGTTGAGCCTGCTGCATATATTCCAATGCTTTTACTACTTTATCTTGTGGCGCAGACAATAATTTCAGCATTTCATTTTGTATTCGTTCGCCTGAAAGCTGCCGTAGCATTGATGCATTCGCGGCGCAAGCGCGTAAATCTTCTTTGGCAATGGGTTGCACGCCATAATGGGCATAGAAGCGAAACAGGCGTAATATGCGTAGGCCATCTTCGGCAATGCGCGCCTGTGGATCGCCTATAAAACGTACGATGCCGCGCTGGGCATCGGCAATACCATCAAAATAGTCATATACAGTGCCATCTTGCGCCATATATAGCGCATTCATGGTAAAATCGCGGCGGGCGGCGTCTTCTTGCCAGTTTTCGCTAAACGCAACTTCGGCATGGCGACCATCACAAGCAATATCGCGCCGCAATGTGGTGATTTCAAATGCTTTACCATGACTAATGGCGGTAATTGTGCCGTGTTCCAGTCCGGTGGCGATCGTAAAAATATCTGCCGTTTGCAGTGCCTTTAGAACTGCCTCAGGCGACAGGGTCGTGGCCATATCCACATCTGCTCCGCTGCGCTTCAACAGCGCATCGCGTACGCAACCGCCCACATATCGCACCTCGCCTCCCGCAGTACGGATTGCATCAAATATGCGTTCGCTGGCTGGCGTCATAAAATCTGTAGAAGATAGCCGCATAATATTGCCTTCAAGGGGCGGGTTCGGTATGAGCGGGGATAATCTCTCCATCGACCACCCGTGCTGGTACATATTTGCCGCTGGTATTGCCATCATTCGACACCGCGCCCAATATCATAAATGCACCCACGGCCAGCGCCAAGGTGGCTACCAATGTCCATAACCACGGGCCTTCAAAAAATGTGGGCTTTTTTTCGCCATTCTTATCGGCTTTGCGCCGCGCTAAATAGAGCCATAACAAATATAGCAACACCGGTATAAATACCGGCCAGAATCGCACCACTAACAGTTTTAACATTCTGCTTGCTCCCAGCATTCGTTATGAATCATTCGGCACATATCGCGCAGAATACCCGCGGTGGCACCCCAAATGCAATATTCTTTATATTTCAACACGTCAAAACACCGCTCCACGCCTTTGTAGCGGTGGGTTTTCTGAGTATACGCCTCGCAATCCAGTGCGAGATCTAAAGGCAACTCAAACACCGCCTCCACTTCTGCTGGCTCGGCCACTATCGCTATCGGTGCATGGATATGGGCAAAAAACGGAGTGATGTGATATCCGGTAGCAGTCACCCGTTCGCGCCCTTGCGCCACCACACGCATTGCATCAGCAGGAATGGCTAATTCTTCCAGCGTTTCACGTTGCGCCGTAGCCAACAAATTGGCATCATTTTTTTCGCGCACGCCCCCAGGAAAGCATATTTGCCCAGCATGCGCCGTTAAATGTGAAGTGCGCTTGGTTAAGAGCAAGGTAACACGACCTCCATAATCAAGCAGCGGTACAATTACAGCTGCTGCACGGGTGGTAATATGCATGTCCGAAGAAAACGCAAATGCCTCAGGTACGGTGGCAGCGCCAGTGCGTAACCGCTCTAACACTGTGTCAATCTGCATTACGAAAGCGTCTCCAGCGCAAAGAATTCACCTGCCGAGGTAATACCGCGACATTTACCCTGCGTTTCTCCTTCTGCCAGCGCGTATTCTGCGAGTTCATAATAGCTGTTGCGGTTGAGCTTTGCTTCCAGCCCGTCACGCACATGGATATAAGGCACAACTTCACCGGTTTCGGTGTCATTTCTCATGGTTAGTGGATGATCGTTATCCAATGCCACCCATTCGTTTACATTGGTTTTAAAGCAGATGGTACGGCCTTTTTCTACCGGAGTTTTCAGCCAGAACACACCTTCTTCATCGCGGCACAAAATGGTGGAGAAAAGGCGTACCATAGCCTGTCTTGCCATGGGAGAGCCTTGATAAAACCATGTGCCGTCACGGGCAATTCTAAAATCAGAATCGCAAGAAATAATTTCATTTAGTGCTGTTGCGTTATGCATAATGAACTCCCTTAGTCGCTTGGTGTTTAGTTTTTTGGTTTTGTTTATTTTTAATTACCTGTGCCTTTGGTGCTTGCAGTACACCTAACAGTTTTTCACGAACCTGCCGCAATTTAGGCTCGCTGGTAATTTTCATGCCAAATTTATCTTTTACATAAAACACATCTACCGCACGTTCGCCATACGAAGACACATGCGCAGTGGAAATTCCCAGATCCAGCTCTGTGAGCGCACGCGTGACAGTATACAAAAATCCGGGGCGATCCTGCCCGTTTGTTTCGATCACAGTATGATGCGAACTTACCGTATTTTCAATGATTACCCGTGGATGAATAGTAAATGCCGGATGCTGTGAGCCAAATTTCGCTGCTGGCGCTGGCGGCACATCTAAACCGTCGCTTGCCAGCACCCGTCGCAATGTATGTTCCAGCTCTACCATACGCTCGGCATTTTCAAAGGCATTCCCCTGAAAATCCTGTACATAAAACTGCTCTACCGCCATGCCATTTTTCAGGGTAAAGATTTTGGCATTTACAATATTAGCGCCCACGCTGGTCAGCACCCCTGCCATGAGTGCAAACAAGCCTTTACGGTCTGCGGCGGTAAGTAAAATTTCGGTAATTGATAATTTTGGATCGGGGGTAATATTTATAGCAAAATGCAATGGCACTGCCTCTTCAGCAGTTTTAAGCATTTTGGCTACGCGAATATGCGTTGGAATATCGAAGCCTTTAAAATATTGCTCGTTGCCCAGCGATAAATATGCCGCACGCTCTTCCAGCGACCATGTTGGCAAGCCTTCGGCAAAAGCCGGACTCAGCATGTCGTTGCGAATTGCTTGAGTAGCGCCATCATTGGCCGCTCCCATTTTTTCTTCGGCGCGGAAATATAGTTCCCGCAGCAGTGCGCCTTTCCAGCTATTCCACACCTGTGGGCCAACGGCGCGAATATCAACTACTGTCAGAATCAACAACAGCCTCAACCGCTCAGGTGACTGTACTTTAGCAATAAAATCTATTATCGTTTTATCTTCGGTAACATCCCTTTTGAAGGCGGTACGGCTGAAAAACAAGTGATAGCGCACCAGCCAAGCCACGGTTTCCGCTTCTTCGGCATCCAGCCCCATGCGTTTGGAAAGCTTACGTGCGATCTTCTCGCCTAAAATCGAGTGATCCCCTCCCCGCCCTTTAGCAATGTCATGGCAGAGTACCGCCATGAACAATACCCGTAACGAAGTAACGCGGTCTATTAGGCGGCTGGCTAACGGAAATTCATCATTTCGCTCGCCACACCTTATTTGATTAAGCAGCCCTAGTGCAAAAATAGTGTGCTCATCCACCGTGTAGATATGATACATGTCAAATTGCATTTGTCCCACCACGCGCCCAAAATCGGGGACAAATTTTCCCAGCACTCCCGCCTCATTCATGCGCCTTAGAGTAATTTCCGGCTGCTTTGGCGAGGTTAGAATTTCCATAAACCAGCCATTCGCTTCATCATTCGCACGCAAGGCCGTATTAATAAGCGATAATGAGCGCGTAACTTGACGTAATGTACGCGGATGGATGTCCAGGTCATGCTTTTGCGACAACATAAATAATTCTATTAGCCGTGACGGCTGGACTTTAA
Encoded proteins:
- the phoB gene encoding phosphate regulon transcriptional regulator PhoB, whose amino-acid sequence is MDKQKASVLIVEDEEAIMTLLRYNLEKEGFNVTCAMDGEEALTQVKEYKPDIIVLDWMLPSMSGVDVCKSLRRNNDTKNIPIIMLSARGEEDDRVQGLDSGADDYITKPFSPSELIARIRAVFRRIRPVFSEESLAFENVVMDLNTHRVTRDAEEIHLGPTEFRLLRYFMEHPGRVFSREQLLDAVWGQDIFVELRTVDVHIRRLRKALNYDDKQSDLVRTIRAAGYALEVVPANVEEEN
- a CDS encoding PhoX family phosphatase; its protein translation is MSEDPIRNPLRERPFSEILDARYSRRALLGGMGKLGILAAAASIAKPTSVFAQESLSSASSLTFQEIAKNTSATHSIASGYTADLLIRWGDRLTADAPEFNPLTQSGAAQQQQFGYNNDFLAYHAFPLGSQSSTRGILCANNEYTSSYLMFPDLPYDDTIAMRTTKEQVDVEMAAQGHSIFEVQKTGNKWKPVIGSPYNRRLTPFATDFAVSGPAAGHVRMRTTEDPDGINIRGTFGNCAGGVTPWHTTLICEENFDGYFMGEATDEAETENYKRYGINDRHWYGWGRFYDRYDVAKEPHEPNRFGWVVEYDPFDPKRKPVKRTALGRCKHETATTTLAPDGRVVVYTGDDERFEYIYRFVSTHAYDANNREANFTLLDDGVLSVAKFYEDGSMEWLPLVLGQNGLTAENGFHSQGDVLIETRRAGDIVGATPMDRPEGIAVHPSRGEVYVSLTNNSRRTSANAANGRVNNIHGHIITLSPPNADHAAVKFSWQTFLQAGNPADSSDNALYPGEVSSHGWLSCPDNLTMAPNGNLWICTDGQPKTLQLNDGLYASDVSGRGNSAPKLFLTGPLGCEITGPAFTPDGQTLFLAVQHPGDGDGASFDEPTSRWPDFNPALPPRPSILTISKKDGGIIGS
- a CDS encoding CCA tRNA nucleotidyltransferase — protein: MRLSSTDFMTPASERIFDAIRTAGGEVRYVGGCVRDALLKRSGADVDMATTLSPEAVLKALQTADIFTIATGLEHGTITAISHGKAFEITTLRRDIACDGRHAEVAFSENWQEDAARRDFTMNALYMAQDGTVYDYFDGIADAQRGIVRFIGDPQARIAEDGLRILRLFRFYAHYGVQPIAKEDLRACAANASMLRQLSGERIQNEMLKLLSAPQDKVVKALEYMQQAQLLAHIACDVVDIQTLATLPVEATQPLVRLAALLHNGDSAEAVMLRWKLSNKDKAFLRGVLPVNADAMAQWDEWMQKKILRQQSPEQFVAQVQIAMALRPEHVTHYKHMLNLADSWHIPEFPVTGRDLLALGLEQSKQLGQWLHK
- a CDS encoding CoA pyrophosphatase, with amino-acid sequence MQIDTVLERLRTGAATVPEAFAFSSDMHITTRAAAVIVPLLDYGGRVTLLLTKRTSHLTAHAGQICFPGGVREKNDANLLATAQRETLEELAIPADAMRVVAQGRERVTATGYHITPFFAHIHAPIAIVAEPAEVEAVFELPLDLALDCEAYTQKTHRYKGVERCFDVLKYKEYCIWGATAGILRDMCRMIHNECWEQAEC
- a CDS encoding DUF1285 domain-containing protein is translated as MHNATALNEIISCDSDFRIARDGTWFYQGSPMARQAMVRLFSTILCRDEEGVFWLKTPVEKGRTICFKTNVNEWVALDNDHPLTMRNDTETGEVVPYIHVRDGLEAKLNRNSYYELAEYALAEGETQGKCRGITSAGEFFALETLS
- a CDS encoding [protein-PII] uridylyltransferase produces the protein MTTRLSPHILDAKKLFGELLRVRNEAAGRDPEDIRAQTLLVMQAAYDQGRQAIRADFLKDGDASKAIREATAMIDLLIATLFQFAGNYLYRKKKADLKKRLTIIAVGGYGRAELFPYSDIDVLFLHDTKEWEQASKIAEFILYILWDMGMQVGQSVRTVEETISWAHSDMTVLTNLLDKRLVCGNAKLMEELYTRYWSEVATEKNALAFVEAKLNERDERHQRAGDSRYVLEPKLKEGKGGMRDLQTLHWLARYVYRIKKTKDLVKLGVLSPSEYRAYIRASDFLNTVRIHMHLLAERPEERLTFDMQRSVAERMGYRDRGDTKAVERFMKAWFLTAKTIGNLTRVVCAVLEDERKHKRRLPFVTLLFNPWKLNGFTTDNGRLAIPDDNFFKVQPSRLIELFMLSQKHDLDIHPRTLRQVTRSLSLINTALRANDEANGWFMEILTSPKQPEITLRRMNEAGVLGKFVPDFGRVVGQMQFDMYHIYTVDEHTIFALGLLNQIRCGERNDEFPLASRLIDRVTSLRVLFMAVLCHDIAKGRGGDHSILGEKIARKLSKRMGLDAEEAETVAWLVRYHLFFSRTAFKRDVTEDKTIIDFIAKVQSPERLRLLLILTVVDIRAVGPQVWNSWKGALLRELYFRAEEKMGAANDGATQAIRNDMLSPAFAEGLPTWSLEERAAYLSLGNEQYFKGFDIPTHIRVAKMLKTAEEAVPLHFAINITPDPKLSITEILLTAADRKGLFALMAGVLTSVGANIVNAKIFTLKNGMAVEQFYVQDFQGNAFENAERMVELEHTLRRVLASDGLDVPPAPAAKFGSQHPAFTIHPRVIIENTVSSHHTVIETNGQDRPGFLYTVTRALTELDLGISTAHVSSYGERAVDVFYVKDKFGMKITSEPKLRQVREKLLGVLQAPKAQVIKNKQNQKTKHQATKGVHYA